The nucleotide sequence AGCCTTACGGACGTCTCCCGTCATCCGGGTTGAGCGCTTGGAACTGTTAGGCTCGAAGCGAGACAACGAAGCCGCCATGGATGCCAATTACGCTGACGACGAGTTTTAACGGACCATCAGCGTGACCTCCATGGCCTGCCACAGCATGGTGAGCCCGGTGTCAGGAGGATTTTTATGAATCAGTTCCTCGATATTTCAAACGAGTTTTAGGGAGTTTGATTGCCGGAGTGCGGTGAAGTCAGGGTTGCCCGTGCAGAGCAACACGGTGCGCAACTCTTCTAGCAAGCACTCGGCAAGCAAAGCCACACTCTCTTCGGAGTCGTTGGCCGCGAGCAAAAACGGATGTGCTAGACCCACTAAGTCCGCTCCGAGGGCGATCGCTTTAGCAACCTGCAAGCCGTTGCGAATGCCGCCTGAGGCAATCAAAGGAATCTCTAGAGCGACGGCGCGGATCTGGGTCACACACGCTGCCGTGGGTAGGCCCCAATCGGCAAAGGTTTGCCCCAGTCGTCGCTGACGCGGATCGGTAGCCCGACCGCCCTCCACCTTGGCCCATGAGGTGCCCCCCGCCCCGGCGACATCAATAGCGGCAACTCCAGCATTAATGAGTTTTTGGGCCATCGCTGCTGAAATGCCGTTGCCCACTTCCTTGGCAATGATCGGCACGGGCAATCGCTGACACAGGGTGGCAATTTTGTTCAACAGGCCGTGAAAGTTGCGATCGCCCCGCGTTTGCACGCTTTCTTGCAGGGGATTCAAATGCAGAATCAGCGCGTCCGCTTCGAGGCCATCCACCACCCGCTGACACTCCGCCAAGCCGTAGCCATAGTTGAGCTGCACGGCGCCCAAATTGGCAAACAGCAGGGCATCCGGAGCGTACCGCCGGATGGCAAAGGTTTCCATCACGTCCGGCGCTTCTACGGCCACCCGCTGAGAGCCGACGCCCATCGCGAAGCCAAAGGTTTGGGCCGCGATCGCGAGCCGCGTGTTAATCAGCCGCGCTTGCTCTGTGCCCCCCGTCATGGAAGAAATCAATAAGGGAGCGCCTAATGACTTGCCCAAAAACTGGCTCGATACGTTCAGCCTGTCCCAGTCCAGCTCGGGCAGGCAGCAGTGCTCAAAGCGATACTTTTCTAATCCAGTAGTAATTTGCTGGCACTGCACATCTTGCTCTAAGCAGACGCGAATGTGATCGGCTTTGCGCTGTTGGGTTTCGGGGGCCGCTGCTACGAGATCATTGGCAACAGAAGTCAAGGAGGAAGCAGTCATAAATCCAGATAAATGCCATGCAACTCAGGCTCGGTCTGATGCGCGACGACAGAGTATTCGCCCTCAGAGCCCAGCTCTGAAGTAGTGTCCCACAGGATCTTGTCGGGTTTCTCCGTCCGGTTAGAAGTCGAAATAAATGTATGAAAGGGTCTCACTGGGAGCAAGTTGCCACGCCGTGAAGAGCATCAGCGGCACCAGCAGTAACTTAACCGGCCAGTTGAGCTGGAGCTTGAACTCGCGCTGCGCAAAATAGAGGAACATCATCACGCCGACCAGCAGCCAGAGCAGGCTCCAGAGCTGGGGCGCAGTTAAACCCAGGGATTCGACATAGACCTTTTGGGCAAATTGCGCGTCACTGTTGACGCCCCACAGCTTTTGCAGCGCCAGGGTAAATTGCCGGGGTTCTGGCAGGCGGAAAAAGAGCCAGCTAAAGAACACCAGAAATTGGGTCGCGGCCCAGGCGGTGACCACTCCCCAAGGTTGCTGCCAAAATTGCTGCAAGGGCTGCCAACCTTGAGCGATCGCGTGATTCAGCCGATGCACGATGAGCGCCAGACCGTGAATACCGCCCCAGATCACAAAGCCCCAGGTATTGCCATGCCACACGCCAGCAATCAACATCACAATCATCAGGTTGATAGCCGTTCTGGATAACCCCTTGCGAGAGCCGCCGAGCGGGAAATACAGGTAATTACGCAACCAATCACCCAGGGTCATGTGCCACCGTCGCCAAAAGTCGGCGATGCTGGTGGTCATGTAGGGAAAATTGAAGTTTTGCGGCAGGTTAATGCCCATTAGCAAGGCGCTGCCGCGCGCGACATCCACATAGCCGCTGAAATCGAGATAGAGCTGCAAGCCATAAGCAAAGATGGCGAGCCAGAGATCCCAACTCCCGGCCCGTTCCAAATTATCCAAACTCAGGTTGACGAGGGTACCGATGTGATCCGCAATGAGGACTTTTTTCACCGCCCCGATGCCGATGAGCCACAGCCCTTCCACCGCCCAACTAAAATTCAGGCTGGGTTGGCTGGTCAACTGGCTGGTAAAGCTGTGGAAGCGGGTAATCGGCCCAGAGATCAGTTTGGGAAAGTACAGCTTGTAAGCGGCAAACTCCGGCAGGCTATTGGTGGCAGGGGCACCGCGATAGACATCGACCAGGTAAGCGATGCATTCAAAGGTGAAAAAGCTGAGGCCGAGCGGAAAGGCGATCGCGAGCCAACTACCATCCGCCACGTCAGGATTAAAGCCCTCGGGCACGAGCCATTTGAGCCAGGTTTCCACATATTTGAACCCCAGGAGCAGCAACACATTGAGGCCGACACCAAAGGTCAGCCAATAACGCCGTCGCCGATACCACTGCTGCTCGGCCATTTGCCACTGCTCGTTGGAGACGCGCCAGTCGGCGGGCATTTGCAATATTCGTCCTAGCCAAAAGTTGATCGCCACCAGGGCGAGCATTAGCGGCACGTAGTGAACTTGCAGCGAGGTGTAAAATACGATGCTGGCAATCAGCAACAGCCACGTCCGCAGCGATCGTCGGGCTAGCGCCCAATACAGACCCACGACGCTGAGCAAAAATAGGCCATACAGAATCGAAGGTAAGGTCATGGCGACAGACGATCAGGATTAGCAGCAGACAAATCACGGGCACGGGGCCAGGGGATCATGGGATCCTGAGCCAACCGCAACGATACCTGATAAGCCCCATAGCGATTCAAATGGCTGGGATCAGAGAAGTAATCGTAACGATTGGTCCAGACTTGCCCCAGATCACGGAAGATGAAATCCTCTTCGGTGGCGGAATAGCGCAGCATGAGTCGCTGAAAATCCTCTTCGGCATCGCTGCGATAGCCATCCAAATATTCGTCAGTCAGCGGCGTATTCACGAAAATGACGGGAATGTTTCGCTGCTGGGTATAGTCCAGCAATTGCTCAAAGGCAGCGGTTTGTTTGCCTTCCAAGGCAAAGTCTTCGTAGTCGCTATCGTAAGCACCCGCCACCCGGGCATACAGCTGAAAATAGGTAGCAGGGTTGAACCGCACGTCCAAGGCCAGGAAACCGTCAAAGTCGATTTGGCTCCCTTCGGGAATGGCGAGGTCAGAGGTATTGGGACTGGAAGCCGCATCGGGCGAGGAGCTGATAGAAGCGGTCAGGGGGGTCAGCAGGCGATCGCGGACAAAGGCTTTCAATTCGTCACGGTCTGGATAAATGGCAGAGCGCTCTCCCAGTTGGTCACTCAAGGTCTGATCAAGCGCCTGGTAACTACCTCGCAGCGCCTCCCCAATGGCTTGGGGTTCGTCATCAGTCACATTGACTACCGCATCGGGATCATCAGCATTAGCGGTGACCACTTCGGGATTGCGGCGACCCAGTTCGCGATAGCCGTCTGAAGCTTCGATCGCATTGAACGTGATATCCGTGCGACCACTGTTAAACGCCCGCGCCCCATCGGCCCAAATGATGATGCGCGGCAGTTGATCAGGCTTCAGTACACGGCGAATCGTCAGATCCACAACTTGAGCAGTGGAGCCATTGACCCCGAAATTGAACACGCTCAGTTCGCCCTGCCCTAAAGCGGCCAACTCGCGCTGCAACGCCGCCGGATCAACCCCGCGCAAAGCCCGTGAACTGCCAATCACTAGCACATCAGGCGGCCCGGACTCCGCCAAAAGCTGATGGTACAGCGCCAGCTTTTCATCCATCTGCTGACTGCGGAAGGAGGGATACGGGGAGTGAGACAGGAGATCGGTAGTGGGAGCCAGGGAGCGATCGGGACTCGCAACCAACTGTTCATCGTTGAAAACCGAATCCGTGGCTGCCGTTGATTCATCGGCGTCCGGTCCAGGGAGTGCCGGTAACTGCTGCTCGGCCAACCAGTCTTGGCGTTCCCATGCATCATCGGTCAGGGCATCGTTAGCCGCCGTGTTGACCACCGACTCGCTGGTTTCAGCCGCACTCGCGGCGTTCCGGTTATCAGCCACTGGCCCTGGCTTCACCAACTGCCCAAACACCCAATCAACTTGTAAGGCCAACAAGATGCCGACAGTCGCCCACACCAGACCGATTTTGACGGCATCCTGGCTGTCTTCGGCGGTCAGGGGGGTCGGCGTGCGGGTCAACTCTTGTTGGGGCACCACGAGCTGCGTGTCGTACAAAAATTGGCGTACCTGATCGCGGCCCTGCTGCCAAGCAGTTTGGAAGGCACGAGCGATCGCTCGCGACTCGGCTTCGGCATTGGACTCATCCCCTTCAGACGGCGACAGCAAATCGCCCACATATTGATCGGAGACCGCAAACATCGACTCGGCCTTGGGAACGATCGCCGGTCGGGCCTCCAAGTCTTTGCCAAAACTCCAGGCGGGACGCTGTTGCCCGGCGCGCCGACCGTATAACCGCAACCCCTTGATGTCGGACAGATTAACGACTTCTAGAAAATCTAGAATTTGCGGCACCACTTGTCGCCGGGTTGGACAAATCGGCGCATCGGCCATGATGTGGAGTAGCTGATCGCGCTGCAACGCCTGAATACGAATGCCCCCAGTCGCGAGTTGGGCCTCCAAGTCAGGATTTAACAAGCGCGTCAACAAATATGCTAACGCTGCTAAATTGCCCTGTTTCGCCAACTCGGTCGGCGCGATCGCCAGGTCAGGATGCTCCAAAGCCGGTAGGTTCAGGCAGCGGACCCAATCAGGGGTGTCGGCGTCCGGGGCCTGACCGTACACCATGAGTCGATGCACCCCTTGGGGAGCCAACTCTTCCAACAACGGCGCAATCGCCGCCATGACAGCCGCTTCATCGGGAATCGCGGGCGGCTCTGCGGTGAGCCGCGATCGCATGATGCAGTGCAGACTCTCATCCTTGCGCTCCATCGTGACGGCTGCTGCCTGCTCCCGGAGGGCAGCGTCGAGCAATCGGGCAATGGCCCCTTCGTCTCCCCAACGCGCCCATTCCCGCAACATCTCATCAGCCGGCGTCAAGTCAACACGCAGACTCCAATCTGGCGTATCTTCGCCATGCACCTGAATGACAATGGCCGCATCTTTGAACTGCGACAATTCGAGCTGCCGCAGTCGTTCCGTCACGGGTTCCGCAATCAACAGCGGGTCAGGGCTATACGCCGCCTCGCACCACACCCAGAGCCGTTGGCGATCGCTGGCACTCTCCTCGGCATGCGCTTCTGTGTCAGTGGTCGCGTCAGGATGTCCTGGCACGGGGCGCGACGCCGCCCGCACACTCACCCAAACCCCCACATCGAGGGAGCTCAAGACTTCGCTGAGGTACCAAGCGATCGCGTCGGCATCGCCCTGCTTAGCCAGACTTAAATGCGACAGCACAATGGCAGTGGTCGAGTCATCGGGTAACGGGTCGTTCACCCCAGACGGGACGCCATTAGGGGCAGCCCCATCGTGTTGCACCGCATCCGCAATTTTGAGCGACGCCCCGGCCTGCTGCTGCAGCTGCACCTGATGGTGCTCTAAACGATTGAGATAAATCGGTGCTGTCCAGTCGGGCTGCGAGTGACCGCGACGGCGACTGTAAATGTAGAGCTGATAAGCCTGGGGATAAACCGTGGTAATGACGTCCGTGCCAGCCGGATGATGCATGAGGGCATCGACCAATCGCGTCACCGCTCCCGACTGATGTAAGCGATGGGGCGTTTCAGTCAAGACATGCAAGACATTACCCCGCAGCCGCATTTGGACACGGGCATTCGAGGCAAACAGGTGAGCAATCCAGTCATTGAGGGATTGCTCAGCATTGGGCATCGGCGGCTTGGTAAACGGCTTGGCAGTCATAAAACCGGACTACGTTAGATCGAGCGGCAGCATGGAGCCACAACCCTCAAAATATAGCTGTGAAGGATATCGCAGTCTGCCGAATCTCACCAGTCAATCCGCAAAAAAAAGCAGATCTTTGCATTTTTCCCAAAGGTTGACAAGTGCACCAGCTTAGGGGTTGCGTTAGCCACACCCAGACTGGGGGCCGTCTGGCTAACTCACATCCCAGCGATCGCGGTTGATTACACCTTAGCGCTGGCGTTTTGCTTTGTGGAGCCTGCGAGTACCGCCACCTCTGATCATTCATCTCAGAACGGGGAGTCAGCACCCCCCTGACGGCTATGGTAGACACGGTCAAGAATTAGTTAGGTTTTCGTCAGTGATTATCAAAATCCGGCTAGATCCGGCCACGATTGCCCCAGCGCAGGAAAACTAACGCCGCTGCCCTCCCCAAAGCCACAATCTAAAGCCGCAATCTACCGTGACACGCCGAAATCTACCGTGATGGGACGAGATATCGGATGCCGAACTGATTCACGTCTCATTCCTTAGGAATGGGAATTTGATTAAGTGTGAACAGCCGTCTCGGCTGTTCAAGCGCAGGCAAGATGCCTGGCCCGACAAAACTTGGATTTTATAAAATCCTAATTCCTTAGTATTGGCGGCTCTGAACCACCTGCTGAGCGTAGTACCCGGCGATCGCCGGATGGCCGGCCTTGCTGTACAGCTCACTCAAGCGCTGCCAAATCACAATTTCAGGTGCCACGAACGGCAGCGTTTGGTAAATGGCTAGCGCTGACTGCAGGTAGGCGATCGCCAGATAGAAATGCCGGGTTTGTTCGCACAAATTAGCGATCTGCATCAGCAAGGCAGCAGCGTCTGGACGCACATCTTGATCAGTCGAGAGATCATTTAGGACATCGATCGCCGCTTCAAAACTGCCTAACGCCAGCCAAGCATCGCCCTGTTGGGCATAGACGCGGCCTAAATAATCCAGCGTCAGGGCCAGCCCCAGACAATCATCGTCGTTTTGCTGCCACAGCTCTAGCGCTGCCTGAAAGTGGGTTTGGGCATGCTGATGCTGTCCCTGGTGATAATAAGCCAGGCCCAAATTGTGATGCACGATCGCCCGCGGGTGAGACACTGGCACTTCTTCCAGCACAGCGATCGCCGCCCGAAATCGCGTTTCTGCTCGCGCAAATTGCTGCTGATCAAAATAGATCAAGCCCAAACCATTCAAACACCGACCCATCGCCAAACGATGACCAGCTTGGGTGGCAAAGCTCAACACCTGCTGATATGCCTGAATCGCGGCCTGCCAGTCGCC is from Leptolyngbya iicbica LK and encodes:
- a CDS encoding TonB-dependent receptor; protein product: MTAKPFTKPPMPNAEQSLNDWIAHLFASNARVQMRLRGNVLHVLTETPHRLHQSGAVTRLVDALMHHPAGTDVITTVYPQAYQLYIYSRRRGHSQPDWTAPIYLNRLEHHQVQLQQQAGASLKIADAVQHDGAAPNGVPSGVNDPLPDDSTTAIVLSHLSLAKQGDADAIAWYLSEVLSSLDVGVWVSVRAASRPVPGHPDATTDTEAHAEESASDRQRLWVWCEAAYSPDPLLIAEPVTERLRQLELSQFKDAAIVIQVHGEDTPDWSLRVDLTPADEMLREWARWGDEGAIARLLDAALREQAAAVTMERKDESLHCIMRSRLTAEPPAIPDEAAVMAAIAPLLEELAPQGVHRLMVYGQAPDADTPDWVRCLNLPALEHPDLAIAPTELAKQGNLAALAYLLTRLLNPDLEAQLATGGIRIQALQRDQLLHIMADAPICPTRRQVVPQILDFLEVVNLSDIKGLRLYGRRAGQQRPAWSFGKDLEARPAIVPKAESMFAVSDQYVGDLLSPSEGDESNAEAESRAIARAFQTAWQQGRDQVRQFLYDTQLVVPQQELTRTPTPLTAEDSQDAVKIGLVWATVGILLALQVDWVFGQLVKPGPVADNRNAASAAETSESVVNTAANDALTDDAWERQDWLAEQQLPALPGPDADESTAATDSVFNDEQLVASPDRSLAPTTDLLSHSPYPSFRSQQMDEKLALYHQLLAESGPPDVLVIGSSRALRGVDPAALQRELAALGQGELSVFNFGVNGSTAQVVDLTIRRVLKPDQLPRIIIWADGARAFNSGRTDITFNAIEASDGYRELGRRNPEVVTANADDPDAVVNVTDDEPQAIGEALRGSYQALDQTLSDQLGERSAIYPDRDELKAFVRDRLLTPLTASISSSPDAASSPNTSDLAIPEGSQIDFDGFLALDVRFNPATYFQLYARVAGAYDSDYEDFALEGKQTAAFEQLLDYTQQRNIPVIFVNTPLTDEYLDGYRSDAEEDFQRLMLRYSATEEDFIFRDLGQVWTNRYDYFSDPSHLNRYGAYQVSLRLAQDPMIPWPRARDLSAANPDRLSP
- a CDS encoding tetratricopeptide repeat protein, whose product is MCSSPAVSTYPRLGERQGATAVARWWQLFHLSPCSRLYVQGWQHQAQGQLVGAQRAFQELLGMGREIGHQGWMIAAEQAIAALSKMAINTSNADHQPLTPQDIEAAEQCNRAAVLHTQGDWQAAIQAYQQVLSFATQAGHRLAMGRCLNGLGLIYFDQQQFARAETRFRAAIAVLEEVPVSHPRAIVHHNLGLAYYHQGQHQHAQTHFQAALELWQQNDDDCLGLALTLDYLGRVYAQQGDAWLALGSFEAAIDVLNDLSTDQDVRPDAAALLMQIANLCEQTRHFYLAIAYLQSALAIYQTLPFVAPEIVIWQRLSELYSKAGHPAIAGYYAQQVVQSRQY
- a CDS encoding MBOAT family O-acyltransferase, with protein sequence MTLPSILYGLFLLSVVGLYWALARRSLRTWLLLIASIVFYTSLQVHYVPLMLALVAINFWLGRILQMPADWRVSNEQWQMAEQQWYRRRRYWLTFGVGLNVLLLLGFKYVETWLKWLVPEGFNPDVADGSWLAIAFPLGLSFFTFECIAYLVDVYRGAPATNSLPEFAAYKLYFPKLISGPITRFHSFTSQLTSQPSLNFSWAVEGLWLIGIGAVKKVLIADHIGTLVNLSLDNLERAGSWDLWLAIFAYGLQLYLDFSGYVDVARGSALLMGINLPQNFNFPYMTTSIADFWRRWHMTLGDWLRNYLYFPLGGSRKGLSRTAINLMIVMLIAGVWHGNTWGFVIWGGIHGLALIVHRLNHAIAQGWQPLQQFWQQPWGVVTAWAATQFLVFFSWLFFRLPEPRQFTLALQKLWGVNSDAQFAQKVYVESLGLTAPQLWSLLWLLVGVMMFLYFAQREFKLQLNWPVKLLLVPLMLFTAWQLAPSETLSYIYFDF
- the fni gene encoding type 2 isopentenyl-diphosphate Delta-isomerase, coding for MTASSLTSVANDLVAAAPETQQRKADHIRVCLEQDVQCQQITTGLEKYRFEHCCLPELDWDRLNVSSQFLGKSLGAPLLISSMTGGTEQARLINTRLAIAAQTFGFAMGVGSQRVAVEAPDVMETFAIRRYAPDALLFANLGAVQLNYGYGLAECQRVVDGLEADALILHLNPLQESVQTRGDRNFHGLLNKIATLCQRLPVPIIAKEVGNGISAAMAQKLINAGVAAIDVAGAGGTSWAKVEGGRATDPRQRRLGQTFADWGLPTAACVTQIRAVALEIPLIASGGIRNGLQVAKAIALGADLVGLAHPFLLAANDSEESVALLAECLLEELRTVLLCTGNPDFTALRQSNSLKLV